One segment of Triticum aestivum cultivar Chinese Spring chromosome 2A, IWGSC CS RefSeq v2.1, whole genome shotgun sequence DNA contains the following:
- the LOC123186704 gene encoding peroxidase 12, which translates to MNVMAWKASMLAMLGLVAALLSYPTALSMAEASLISMPTEDVHRGHAPVVFLAESLTPDYYADSCPDVRGLVRSAVGEALQKDIALAAGLIRLFYHDCFPQGCDASILLAGAESELQMWPNRFLQRAAVQLIEDIRIKVHHACGPVVSCADIMALATHDAVLKSGGQSYLVPLGRLDSLEPAPLSTVSELPLPTFNISQLIEAFESRSLDVTDLVALSGAHTIGGAHCTSYADRFAGEANSNEFVRMLLHNCTTGDIRDKQDLDVTTPNKFDDKYFGNLEAGKGVLNSDMQLLHDPRAMELVKGIAENQWWFWNQFDTSIRKLGQLQGPQGNAGEVRTISCSVPNHKSSNVGEV; encoded by the exons ATGAACGTAATGGCATGGAAGGCATCGATGTTGGCCATGCTGGGCTTGGTTGCCGCGCTGCTGTCGTATCCGACAGCCCTGTCCATGGCGGAGGCGTCGTTGATCTCCATGCCAACGGAAGATGTTCACCGTGGTCATGCTCCGGTAGTGTTCCTAGCAGAAAGCCTCACCCCGGACTACTACGCCGACTCTTGCCCGGATGTGCGGGGCCTTGTGCGCTCCGCCGTGGGCGAAGCGCTCCAGAAGGATATCGCCCTCGCCGCCGGGCTCATCCGCCTCTTCTACCACGACTGCTTCCCTCAG GGCTGCGATGCGTCCATCCTTCTGGCGGGAGCAGAGAGTGAGCTACAGATGTGGCCGAACAGGTTTCTGCAGCGGGCTGCCGTGCAGCTCATCGAGGACATCCGCATCAAGGTGCACCATGCCTGCGGGCCCGTTGTCTCTTGCGCCGATATCATGGCGCTCGCAACCCATGATGCCGTACTCAAG TCCGGGGGCCAATCCTACCTCGTACCGCTCGGTCGCCTCGACAGCCTGGAACCCGCCCCACTGAGCACCGTCAGTGAGCTCCCGCTCCCCACCTTCAACATCTCCCAGCTCATCGAGGCCTTCGAGAGCCGCAGCCTCGACGTGACTGACCTCGTAGCGCTCTCCGGCGCGCACACCATCGGAGGGGCTCACTGCACCTCCTATGCCGACCGCTTTGCCGGAGAGGCCAACTCCAACGAGTTCGTCCGGATGCTCCTGCACAACTGCACCACCGGCGACATAAGAGACAAGCAGGACCTCGACGTGACAACCCCGAACAAGTTCGACGACAAGTACTTTGGCAACCTGGAGGCGGGGAAGGGGGTGCTCAACTCCGACATGCAGCTCCTCCATGACCCCCGCGCCATGGAGCTCGTCAAAGGCATCGCGGAAAACCAGTGGTGGTTCTGGAACCAGTTCGACACCTCCATCAGGAAGCTGGGGCAGCTGCAGGGGCCCCAAGGAAACGCCGGTGAGGTCCGCACCATCAGCTGCTCCGTGCCTAACCACAAGAGCAGCAACGTCGGTGAGGTCTGA
- the LOC123191171 gene encoding cationic peroxidase SPC4, producing MAMASSSGGAGALVLAFLTVAVLLSPALSAPLDSAGFHSATCPQLESIVLSSVQAALQREVALAAGLLRIFFHDCFPQGCDASVYLKGSGTEQAMGPNTTLQPRALQLVEDIRAKVHAACGATVSCADISALATRDAVVLSGGPNYTVPQGQFDSLAPASQNAVNALPSPATASVSALARAFSAKGLRDLADLVALSGAHTVGRTGCPFFRDRAQRMDDTFSRRLAANCSAAPTRLQNLDVVTPDLFDNGYYRALVNSQGVFTSDMALIKDRTTAPIVRQFAQSKDAFFAQFAKSMAKLATAPRPGGNVGEIRRSCFSPNARRAIDTVVDAGEEEGFAASA from the coding sequence ATGGCGATggcgagcagcagcggcggcgcaGGCGCACTGGTTCTGGCCTTCCTTACCGTCGCCGTTCTGCTCTCCCCGGCGCTGTCCGCCCCTCTGGACAGCGCCGGCTTCCACTCGGCGACGTGCCCGCAGCTGGAGAGCATCGTGCTGTCCTCCGTGCAGGCGGCGCTCCAGCGCGAGGTGGCGCTCGCCGCCGGCCTGCTCCGCATCTTCTTCCACGACTGCTTCCCGCAGGGCTGCGACGCGTCCGTCTACCTCAAGGGCAGCGGCACGGAGCAGGCCATGGGGCCCAACACCACGCTGCAGCCGCGGGCGCTGCAGCTGGTGGAGGACATCCGCGCCAAGGTGCACGCGGCCTGCGGCGCCACCGTGTCCTGTGCCGACATCTCGGCGCTGGCCACCCGCGACGCCGTCGTGCTCTCCGGCGGGCCCAACTACACCGTGCCGCAGGGCCAGTTCGACAGCCTCGCCCCGGCGTCACAGAACGCCGTCAACGCCctcccgtcgccggccaccgccagCGTCTCCGCCCTCGCGCGCGCCTTCAGCGCCAAGGGCCTCCGCGACCTTGCCGACCTGGTGGCGCTCTCCGGCGCCCACACCGTCGGGAGGACGGGCTGCCCCTTCTTCCGCGACCGGGCTCAGCGCATGGACGACACCTTCTCCCGGAGGCTGGCGGCGAACTGCAGCGCGGCCCCGACCCGGCTGCAGAACCTGGACGTGGTGACCCCCGACCTGTTCGACAATGGGTACTACAGGGCGCTGGTGAACAGCCAGGGCGTGTTCACCTCCGACATGGCGCTCATCAAGGACCGCACCACGGCGCCCATCGTGAGGCAGTTCGCGCAGAGCAAGGACGCCTTCTTCGCGCAGTTCGCCAAGTCCATGGCCAAGCTCGCCACCGCGCCGAGGCCCGGCGGGAACGTGGGCGAGATCCGCCGCAGCTGCTTCAGCCCCAACGCCCGGCGCGCCATCGACACCGTcgtcgacgccggcgaggaggagggattCGCGGCTTCTGCCTGA